One genomic window of Danio rerio strain Tuebingen ecotype United States chromosome 24, GRCz12tu, whole genome shotgun sequence includes the following:
- the rrs1 gene encoding ribosome biogenesis regulatory protein homolog codes for MASCSIEDVLAKAERDEAEKLKSITVLKELDLEFDPGLLLAFDKNRLDTRDFKGNKREDCLRSLARDNTQLLINEIWKLPTERVDEVIVAKLPEPTTKLPREKPAPKPKPPTKWEQFAKLKGIQKKKKTNLVWDEVHKEWKRRWGYKRAKDDTKEWLIEVPATADPNEDQFAKRNKAKKERVARNEYNRLKNIARAQKVKVPGTGLLPTSQQTKAELAQAVSLAKISTASVGKFQEKLPKEKPARNTGKKRKFQPLIGDFSSEKQKQLDLLKVMDSKKPRLDITKAVNKQMREEDSESARNNKKGFGKKGRKGGMPGKGKGKGKPGGKGKAPKGKGRKPQMKQGKR; via the coding sequence ATGGCTTCGTGCAGTATTGAAGACGTGCTCGCTAAAGCTGAAAGAGACGAGGCTGAGAAGCTCAAAAGTATTACGGTGCTCAAAGAGTTGGATCTTGAATTCGACCCGGGACTTTTGCTGGCGTTTGACAAGAACCGACTTGACACACGGGACTTTAAAGGCAACAAACGGGAGGACTGTCTTCGCTCTTTAGCGCGAGACAACACACAACTTCTCATCAACGAGATATGGAAACTACCCACAGAGAGAGTCGACGAAGTGATCGTCGCCAAGCTGCCAGAACCGACCACTAAACTACCCAGAGAAAAACCAGCACCGAAACCTAAGCCTCCTACTAAATGGGAACAGTTTGCCAAGCTGAAAGGCATTCAGAAGAAAAAGAAGACCAACTTGGTCTGGGATGAAGTTCACAAGGAGTGGAAGAGGAGATGGGGGTATAAACGTGCCAAAGATGACACCAAAGAGTGGTTGATTGAGGTCCCGGCGACTGCAGATCCAAACGAAGACCAGTTCGCCAAAAGGAATAAAGCCAAAAAGGAAAGAGTGGCCAGAAACGAGTACAACAGACTCAAAAACATCGCCAGAGCTCAGAAGGTCAAGGTTCCTGGAACAGGACTCCTGCCTACATCCCAGCAGACCAAAGCGGAGCTGGCACAAGCGGTCAGTCTGGCCAAAATATCCACCGCATCGGTTGGCAAATTCCAGGAGAAGCTGCCCAAGGAAAAACCAGCCAGAAACACTGGGAAGAAGAGGAAATTCCAGCCTCTTATTGGGGACTTCAGTAGCGAGAAGCAAAAACAGCTGGATTTATTGAAGGTGATGGACAGTAAGAAGCCCCGTCTCGATATCACTAAAGCTGTGAATAAGCAGATGAGGGAAGAGGACTCGGAGTCTGCTCGGAATAATAAGAAAGGGTTTGGAAAGAAGGGACGCAAGGGAGGCATGCCTGGTAAAGGAAAAGGCAAAGGAAAACCTGGAGGAAAGGGAAAAGCTCCTAAAGGCAAAGGGCGCAAACCTCAGATGAAGCAAGGAAAGCGCTAA